One Nitrospirota bacterium genomic region harbors:
- a CDS encoding sigma 54-interacting transcriptional regulator — MTEPKDEADRSYRASLANLRNELQMPVNAVIEYSGMLLEDAGEQGQERFISDLRKIHALGKKLLLLVDDSLDDAKIDTAGTGKELEDFSANLRHELRTPLNAIIGYTEMLLEDAQEHGPRGFIPDLEKIRSAGRLFLSFIEEIACFTRSRKSKYPASEPSDASDMVRTVMSDIPPIKEGRYYPDTVIRGNLLVVDDNEINRDLICRQLERQGHMVTAAENGRQAMEIMQTQAFDMVLLDIMMPEMSGYQMLQRLKSSDLHRDVPVIVISALDEMDSVVGCIQMGADDYLLKPFNPVLLKARIRMCLENKRLRELSEALELRNLKEEVQFIAESRAMQQVLGTMRAVCRSPVNVLIHGESGTGKEVIARMIHQGSDRKDKPFVAVNCASVPENLMESEFFGYEKGAFTGAIASRGGRFEEADGGTLFLDEIGDMTLVMQPKFLRVIQEGEGSRLGSNKLVRYDLRIISASNKDLRDEVEKGRFREDLFYRIFSVEIFIPPLRERWEDIVPLTLFFMNRVSRRFKKKVKGFSPELLNFFEEYPWPGNVRQLLHEVEHMVALTPEGERISLKHSSSELQKWRNAAPLTVMQSQPTLFLPQRVEELEIACIRNALLKTKGNKLQASKLLGITRQGLDKKLKRYMI, encoded by the coding sequence ATGACAGAGCCGAAAGACGAAGCCGATCGTTCGTATCGGGCATCTCTCGCCAACCTGCGCAATGAACTGCAGATGCCGGTAAATGCAGTCATTGAATACAGTGGAATGCTGCTGGAAGATGCAGGGGAGCAAGGTCAGGAACGCTTCATATCCGACCTGAGGAAGATCCATGCCCTGGGCAAGAAGCTACTTCTGCTCGTTGATGACAGTCTGGATGATGCAAAAATAGATACTGCCGGGACAGGGAAAGAGTTGGAGGACTTTAGCGCCAACCTGCGCCATGAACTGCGTACGCCTCTGAACGCAATCATCGGCTATACCGAAATGCTGCTTGAAGATGCCCAGGAGCATGGACCGAGAGGATTCATCCCTGATCTTGAGAAGATTCGCTCTGCAGGCAGGCTGTTCCTGTCTTTTATTGAGGAAATAGCCTGTTTCACAAGGTCCAGGAAGAGCAAATATCCGGCATCTGAACCTTCTGATGCCTCAGATATGGTCCGGACTGTAATGAGCGATATCCCCCCGATCAAAGAGGGCAGGTATTACCCTGATACGGTCATCCGCGGAAATCTGCTTGTGGTTGACGACAATGAGATAAACCGTGACCTGATCTGCCGTCAGCTTGAGCGGCAGGGCCATATGGTCACTGCTGCGGAAAATGGACGGCAGGCCATGGAGATCATGCAGACTCAAGCGTTCGACATGGTCCTTCTCGATATCATGATGCCTGAGATGAGCGGGTACCAGATGTTGCAGCGTCTGAAAAGCAGCGATCTCCACAGGGACGTTCCTGTTATCGTGATCTCAGCACTCGATGAGATGGACAGTGTTGTAGGCTGCATCCAGATGGGAGCTGATGACTATTTGCTCAAACCGTTCAATCCGGTCCTTCTGAAGGCCAGGATAAGAATGTGTCTCGAAAACAAGCGACTCAGGGAACTAAGCGAAGCACTGGAACTCAGAAACCTCAAAGAAGAGGTGCAGTTCATAGCTGAGAGCCGGGCCATGCAGCAGGTCCTGGGCACGATGCGTGCCGTCTGCAGAAGCCCTGTGAATGTCCTTATCCATGGAGAGAGCGGTACAGGCAAGGAAGTGATTGCCCGCATGATCCATCAGGGCAGTGACCGGAAGGACAAGCCCTTTGTGGCGGTCAACTGCGCCTCTGTCCCTGAGAATCTCATGGAGAGCGAATTCTTCGGATATGAAAAGGGTGCGTTCACCGGGGCGATCGCAAGCAGGGGCGGCCGCTTTGAGGAAGCAGATGGAGGCACGCTTTTCCTGGACGAGATCGGAGACATGACGCTTGTAATGCAGCCAAAGTTTCTGCGCGTCATTCAGGAGGGTGAAGGCAGCAGGCTCGGCAGCAACAAACTCGTACGCTACGACCTGCGGATCATCAGCGCTTCAAATAAGGATTTGCGGGATGAGGTTGAAAAAGGCAGATTCAGGGAAGACCTTTTTTACCGCATCTTTTCCGTTGAGATATTTATTCCACCTTTAAGGGAGCGGTGGGAGGATATAGTGCCTCTTACACTTTTTTTTATGAACAGGGTGAGCAGACGTTTCAAGAAAAAAGTGAAGGGGTTTTCCCCTGAGCTGCTTAACTTTTTTGAAGAATATCCCTGGCCCGGAAATGTGCGTCAGCTTCTCCATGAAGTGGAGCATATGGTTGCGTTGACCCCGGAGGGGGAGCGGATTTCTTTGAAGCACAGCTCTTCGGAACTGCAAAAATGGAGAAACGCCGCTCCGTTAACTGTTATGCAGAGCCAGCCCACTCTCTTCCTTCCCCAAAGAGTGGAAGAGCTCGAGATCGCATGCATCAGGAATGCGCTGCTTAAGACAAAAGGGAATAAACTGCAGGCATCGAAACTCCTCGGGATCACGAGGCAGGGACTCGATAAGAAGCTCAAACGCTATATGATATAA
- a CDS encoding response regulator — MPKILLVEDNEMNRDMLSRRLQRKGYEVVIAMDGETGVTMAASERPDLILMDMSLPLLDGWEATRRLKGMPETAAIPVIALTSHAMAGDREKAMGAGCDDYDTKPVDFGRLLAKIEALLKRQEKA, encoded by the coding sequence ATGCCCAAGATACTTTTGGTGGAAGACAATGAAATGAACCGGGACATGCTGTCCCGCCGGCTCCAGCGCAAGGGGTATGAGGTAGTGATCGCCATGGACGGTGAGACAGGGGTAACCATGGCCGCCTCAGAGCGGCCAGACCTTATTCTGATGGACATGAGCCTTCCTCTGCTCGATGGTTGGGAAGCGACCCGGCGGCTCAAGGGGATGCCGGAGACAGCCGCAATACCGGTCATAGCCCTGACGTCTCATGCTATGGCAGGGGACCGTGAAAAGGCGATGGGGGCAGGCTGTGACGACTATGATACGAAACCGGTGGATTTTGGGCGGCTGCTCGCAAAAATAGAGGCGCTTCTGAAGAGACAGGAGAAGGCATGA
- a CDS encoding HAMP domain-containing protein produces the protein MDMKDWLPRLVARAPFTVHSKLIGAFFAIAALLIIFGLVVIQVLSGINRRSEELSQLRRKVAAFRQLQHDTTAQIYGVTSALLSPEDRMLESALRQLNEFRYDLDRLQFVTRDEAELFKRIKIEHEQLIQMITEVVELTRAREFKKANELRLTKTVPLADTLERLTNEMVNRAEADMEAKVDESNLAHKTSRWVVIGFAVGSIGLAILLGYAVSSSLMGPVMLMDKQLGQIASGDFSKRVEVPNRDELGTLADNLNRMNNELRDLYQQIEVASRHKSDFLASMSHELRTPLNAIIGYSEMLAEEAEDRDQRDFIPDLQKIRASGKHLLALINDILDLSKIEAGKIELFPETFNLKALIEEVASTVQPLIEKNSDILAINFADNSCAMYADITKVRQILLNLLSNACKFTELGTITLDAVQDCSEGTGWLSVSVTDTGIGMTMEQMEKLFQPFSQADIQTARKYGGTGLGLAITRQFCEMMGGEIKVNSEFGRGTIFTVRLPMAAPPKADAISLATSGDSS, from the coding sequence GTGGATATGAAGGATTGGCTGCCCCGGCTTGTGGCGAGAGCGCCTTTCACGGTCCATTCCAAGCTGATCGGAGCATTCTTTGCCATCGCAGCGCTGCTTATCATATTCGGTCTCGTCGTAATACAGGTCCTGAGCGGCATTAACCGCCGCTCAGAGGAACTCAGCCAACTTCGGCGCAAAGTTGCCGCCTTCCGCCAGCTCCAGCATGACACGACCGCTCAGATCTATGGCGTCACTTCAGCTCTTCTGTCGCCCGAGGACCGGATGCTTGAAAGCGCGCTCCGTCAGCTAAATGAGTTTAGATACGACCTTGACCGGCTTCAGTTTGTAACGCGGGATGAGGCTGAGCTTTTTAAAAGGATCAAAATAGAACATGAGCAATTGATCCAGATGATCACAGAGGTTGTAGAGCTTACACGGGCACGTGAATTTAAAAAAGCAAACGAACTTCGACTAACTAAGACTGTTCCTCTGGCAGACACCCTTGAAAGGCTGACCAATGAGATGGTCAACCGGGCCGAGGCTGATATGGAGGCAAAGGTGGACGAGAGTAACCTGGCGCACAAGACATCGCGCTGGGTTGTCATCGGCTTTGCCGTTGGAAGCATCGGCCTCGCAATTTTGCTTGGTTATGCGGTCTCTTCATCGCTGATGGGCCCGGTTATGCTGATGGATAAACAGCTCGGACAGATAGCCTCAGGAGATTTCTCGAAGCGCGTCGAAGTGCCGAACCGGGACGAACTCGGGACTTTGGCCGACAACCTTAATCGCATGAACAATGAGTTAAGGGACCTCTATCAACAGATTGAAGTTGCGAGCCGCCATAAGTCAGATTTCCTGGCCAGCATGAGTCACGAGCTCCGAACGCCGCTCAATGCCATCATCGGGTACAGCGAAATGTTGGCAGAAGAGGCCGAAGACAGGGATCAGAGGGATTTCATCCCTGACCTTCAGAAGATCCGGGCCTCGGGCAAGCACCTGCTGGCGCTCATAAACGATATCCTTGACCTATCCAAGATCGAGGCAGGAAAGATCGAACTCTTTCCTGAGACTTTTAATCTGAAGGCCCTGATAGAAGAAGTGGCCAGCACTGTCCAGCCTCTGATTGAAAAGAATTCAGATATTCTCGCAATTAACTTCGCCGATAATTCATGCGCCATGTACGCTGATATTACAAAGGTCCGTCAGATACTGCTTAATCTGCTGAGCAATGCCTGCAAATTTACCGAACTCGGAACCATTACCCTGGATGCAGTCCAGGATTGTTCAGAAGGAACCGGCTGGCTTTCAGTAAGCGTAACTGATACGGGTATCGGCATGACCATGGAACAGATGGAAAAGCTGTTCCAGCCATTTTCTCAGGCAGATATTCAGACCGCAAGAAAATACGGGGGAACCGGACTGGGATTGGCAATAACCAGACAATTCTGCGAGATGATGGGTGGGGAGATCAAGGTCAACAGCGAATTCGGCAGAGGCACGATTTTTACGGTAAGGCTTCCTATGGCAGCACCACCCAAGGCTGATGCAATTTCATTGGCAACCTCAGGCGATTCGTCATAA
- a CDS encoding ABC transporter substrate-binding protein, which translates to MRNQKANGWSRREFLGGLALTGAAAALGWRPEAGTAAVEPPPETKTLRFHRGMPACWAPIYVAEPLLREEGFTDIQYVFGHQTEVGKMFGEGKFDLNVGFSAKTMYNLEHQPYPLKFLSGLHAGCYALIGSTRTRSVRDLKGRTVWAGAIENDGPHLFFSSIVSYVGLDPRTDVNYIWVDKDEAIRLFRNGKIDAFMSFPPGAHELMREGIGHLLIDTNVDKPWSQYFCCMVAGHSDFIKKHPVATKRALRAILKANDIVARDPEMATRILIEKKVIKESDYPHTLPELKHIPYNKWRDYNPEDTVRFYALRMRDIGMMKSNPQQFMDQHTDWRYLKELKKEFGITW; encoded by the coding sequence ATGAGAAACCAAAAGGCCAATGGCTGGAGCCGAAGGGAGTTTCTTGGCGGACTCGCTCTGACGGGTGCGGCCGCTGCTCTGGGCTGGCGACCTGAAGCTGGGACGGCTGCAGTGGAACCGCCTCCAGAAACGAAAACACTGCGGTTTCATAGGGGAATGCCGGCATGCTGGGCGCCCATATACGTGGCGGAGCCGCTGCTGCGCGAAGAAGGGTTCACCGATATTCAGTATGTATTTGGGCACCAGACGGAAGTTGGGAAAATGTTCGGTGAAGGAAAGTTTGACCTGAATGTGGGCTTTTCAGCGAAGACAATGTACAATTTAGAGCATCAACCGTATCCGCTCAAATTCCTGTCAGGATTGCATGCGGGGTGCTATGCGCTGATCGGCAGCACGCGGACCCGTTCGGTCCGCGACCTTAAGGGAAGGACCGTCTGGGCTGGAGCTATCGAGAATGACGGTCCGCACCTCTTTTTCTCCTCTATAGTATCATATGTCGGCCTTGACCCGCGCACGGACGTCAATTATATATGGGTAGACAAGGATGAAGCAATCCGTCTGTTCCGCAACGGCAAGATCGATGCCTTCATGTCCTTTCCTCCTGGTGCGCATGAGCTGATGCGCGAGGGCATCGGTCATCTCCTGATCGACACCAATGTTGACAAACCATGGTCCCAGTATTTCTGCTGCATGGTGGCGGGGCACAGCGACTTCATAAAGAAGCACCCCGTTGCCACCAAACGGGCTCTTCGCGCCATCCTCAAGGCAAACGATATTGTCGCCCGTGACCCTGAGATGGCAACGCGTATTCTTATAGAGAAGAAGGTCATCAAGGAATCCGATTATCCGCATACACTCCCGGAACTCAAGCACATACCATACAATAAGTGGCGGGATTACAACCCTGAAGATACAGTCCGTTTTTACGCGTTGCGCATGAGAGATATAGGTATGATGAAGTCCAATCCTCAGCAGTTCATGGATCAGCATACTGACTGGCGATATTTGAAGGAACTGAAAAAAGAGTTCGGGATAACGTGGTAA
- a CDS encoding amino acid ABC transporter substrate-binding protein, with protein MRQKIDMLVSLSQRLVLLVLSTLITVSDIAVPALVQAQQPIRIGATMSETGAFATQGVPAAAGYRLCQKDVNEKGGLLGRKVEFLIYDDKSDPKAAVALYEKLIVEDKVDAVMGPYGSTLTEAVAPVTEKHRQAMISPLAATTSIWEKGRRYIFMVLPPAELFLEGLIDMASRNGLKTVAIIEEDALFPMAVGKGAVELAKKRGMQVVLHETYAKGTKDFSAILAKVKAGNADVLGMVASSLGDQIVVGRQMKEQDINVKMFGIGQAVAEFQKELGNTADFVYGVSPWEPSQPNPGIKEFVAAYQKEFNRAPIYHAAGAYGSCQIFMEAARRAGSIDSEKLREQLLKLRMKTIFSDYAVDERGYQLANRGLFIQWQDGARVVVWPDDLATGKPRFPTPPWSQR; from the coding sequence ATGAGACAAAAAATAGACATGTTGGTGAGTCTCTCCCAACGGTTAGTGCTGTTAGTCTTATCAACTCTAATAACCGTCTCCGACATCGCGGTGCCGGCACTGGTTCAGGCCCAGCAGCCTATCCGGATCGGCGCCACCATGTCCGAGACTGGAGCATTTGCCACACAGGGCGTGCCCGCAGCCGCCGGCTATCGCCTTTGCCAGAAGGACGTCAACGAGAAAGGCGGCCTCTTGGGACGCAAGGTCGAGTTTCTGATCTACGACGATAAATCCGATCCCAAAGCCGCTGTCGCCCTCTACGAGAAGCTGATCGTCGAGGATAAGGTAGATGCTGTGATGGGCCCCTATGGTTCGACTCTTACCGAGGCTGTGGCTCCGGTCACCGAGAAGCACCGCCAGGCGATGATCTCGCCGCTGGCCGCCACCACCTCCATCTGGGAAAAGGGGCGTCGATATATCTTCATGGTGCTCCCGCCCGCAGAACTCTTCCTGGAGGGATTGATCGACATGGCGTCCCGCAATGGGCTCAAGACCGTCGCCATCATCGAGGAGGACGCCCTCTTCCCCATGGCCGTGGGCAAAGGGGCCGTGGAGCTGGCCAAGAAGAGGGGCATGCAGGTGGTCCTCCATGAGACGTACGCAAAGGGGACCAAAGACTTCTCCGCCATTTTGGCGAAGGTCAAGGCAGGGAACGCCGATGTGTTGGGAATGGTCGCCTCATCGCTGGGAGATCAAATCGTCGTCGGCCGCCAAATGAAAGAGCAGGATATCAACGTCAAAATGTTCGGGATCGGGCAGGCGGTCGCCGAGTTCCAAAAGGAGCTTGGGAATACGGCCGATTTTGTCTATGGTGTCTCGCCATGGGAGCCGAGCCAACCCAACCCCGGCATCAAGGAGTTCGTGGCCGCGTATCAGAAAGAGTTCAATCGGGCTCCGATCTATCACGCTGCCGGTGCCTACGGCAGCTGCCAGATCTTCATGGAAGCCGCCCGACGGGCGGGCAGCATAGACTCCGAGAAGCTTCGGGAACAGCTGCTTAAGCTCAGGATGAAAACCATCTTCAGCGACTACGCCGTGGACGAGCGGGGATATCAACTCGCCAACAGGGGGCTCTTTATTCAATGGCAGGACGGTGCGAGGGTTGTGGTCTGGCCGGACGACCTCGCGACCGGGAAGCCTCGGTTCCCGACCCCGCCATGGAGTCAGCGGTAG
- a CDS encoding lipocalin-like domain-containing protein, producing the protein MKWSIKEVAGVLLVVAVLVVGMMSGASKVYAEEKGAQGSWVLVSIYNDQDGKKTDVFGANPRGSLMLAPDGRFSLTFLRASLPKFASNARHKGTVEENQSVVQGSVAAIGTYTVTGDKDMTLNLHIEGSTFPNWDGQDQKRLITINGDEMKMINPTPSVGGGTNYVIWKRAR; encoded by the coding sequence ATGAAATGGTCAATTAAGGAAGTAGCAGGCGTATTGTTGGTTGTTGCTGTACTTGTTGTTGGGATGATGTCTGGAGCATCGAAAGTCTATGCCGAGGAGAAGGGCGCACAGGGAAGCTGGGTTCTCGTTTCAATCTATAACGATCAGGACGGCAAGAAGACTGATGTGTTCGGTGCCAATCCGAGAGGCTCCCTGATGTTGGCTCCTGATGGCCGCTTTTCGCTGACCTTTTTGCGGGCAAGCCTTCCGAAATTCGCTTCCAACGCCCGCCATAAAGGAACCGTTGAGGAAAACCAGTCCGTTGTCCAGGGGTCCGTCGCCGCTATTGGTACGTACACAGTGACGGGCGATAAGGATATGACGTTGAATCTGCACATAGAAGGAAGTACGTTCCCGAACTGGGACGGCCAGGATCAGAAGCGACTCATCACCATTAATGGAGACGAGATGAAGATGATAAACCCCACCCCTTCTGTTGGTGGCGGAACGAATTACGTCATCTGGAAACGAGCCAGGTAG
- a CDS encoding Crp/Fnr family transcriptional regulator: protein MFKGITEKYLKQIVDDFSILHAVKNKVIIVQEDTSTDLYIILKGKVKVTLMSGEGEEYILTDLHVGDYFGEMSLIDGKPRCATVVAVENSTFAMLKRERLIEALQRDPILALDLLSTLVHKLRKATEREERFAFLDVRQRLLKLFGELIREEGKKVEDGFFKIGKRTQKELAIRIGASREATSQILRTLASEKIIMEKDTYSLISPSVYAEDL, encoded by the coding sequence TTGTTCAAGGGCATTACAGAGAAGTATTTGAAGCAGATTGTTGATGATTTCAGTATTCTTCATGCCGTAAAGAATAAGGTCATAATAGTGCAGGAAGATACCAGTACGGATCTCTATATAATTCTCAAGGGTAAAGTTAAAGTGACTCTTATGAGCGGGGAAGGTGAAGAGTATATCCTGACAGACCTGCACGTGGGTGACTATTTTGGCGAGATGAGCCTTATCGATGGAAAGCCCCGATGTGCAACGGTAGTTGCCGTGGAGAACTCGACGTTCGCTATGCTGAAACGGGAAAGGCTGATTGAAGCGTTACAGCGGGACCCCATACTTGCACTTGATCTGCTCTCGACCCTTGTGCATAAGCTGAGAAAGGCCACTGAACGGGAAGAACGCTTTGCATTTCTTGATGTGCGGCAGCGGTTATTAAAACTGTTTGGGGAACTGATAAGAGAAGAAGGCAAGAAGGTAGAAGACGGTTTCTTCAAAATAGGCAAGCGCACCCAAAAGGAGCTGGCCATAAGAATAGGCGCTTCACGAGAGGCGACCTCGCAGATCCTGAGAACTCTTGCTTCCGAAAAGATAATTATGGAGAAGGACACGTATTCCCTGATATCACCTTCCGTATATGCAGAAGACTTATAG
- a CDS encoding response regulator, protein MNNPARILVVDDTPANVKLLCDLLTYKGYEVITATSGAEALEKVETGQPDLVLLDILMPGMNGHEVCRTIRRNPATEILPIVMVTSLDPAEERMNGLQAGADDFLAKPVDEQELLVRVRSLLRIKELYDTVQVQSAQLTECNRTLEQRVQDQVDQLERLGRLKRFFSPQLAELIIAGGADDPLKAHRREVTVVFVDLRGFTAFTELSEPEEVISVLNEYHVEMSKLILEYEGTLEHFAGDGIMIVFNDPVLLTNPTERAVRMATAMRKRMGELKAIWQKRGHSLDCGYGIAYGYATIGAIGFEGRKDYCVVGSVANMAARLCAEAKGGQVIINQKTLGKVEEIVETESLDQLSLKGFSKPVAAFNIIKIRDQELSRIHNHDIPEKETI, encoded by the coding sequence ATGAATAATCCCGCAAGAATCCTGGTGGTTGACGATACTCCTGCAAACGTAAAGTTGCTTTGCGATTTACTTACGTACAAAGGCTACGAGGTTATAACAGCGACATCAGGGGCTGAAGCATTGGAAAAAGTGGAGACCGGGCAGCCCGACCTTGTCCTGCTCGATATCCTTATGCCGGGGATGAACGGGCATGAGGTATGCCGTACCATCCGTAGAAACCCTGCCACAGAGATCCTGCCGATAGTGATGGTCACCTCTCTTGACCCGGCCGAGGAACGTATGAACGGACTGCAGGCGGGCGCTGACGATTTCCTCGCCAAGCCTGTTGACGAACAGGAATTGCTGGTACGTGTGCGATCGCTGCTCAGGATAAAGGAACTGTATGATACGGTCCAGGTCCAGTCAGCCCAGCTAACTGAGTGTAACAGAACCCTGGAACAGCGTGTCCAGGACCAGGTGGACCAGCTTGAGCGCCTGGGACGGCTGAAACGTTTTTTCTCGCCTCAATTAGCTGAGCTTATCATCGCAGGCGGTGCGGATGATCCTCTCAAGGCCCATCGCAGGGAGGTGACCGTTGTCTTTGTGGACCTGCGCGGGTTTACCGCCTTCACTGAACTGTCCGAGCCTGAGGAGGTGATCTCCGTGCTGAACGAGTATCATGTCGAGATGTCCAAGCTTATTCTTGAATATGAGGGCACTCTGGAGCACTTCGCCGGTGACGGGATAATGATCGTATTCAACGATCCGGTGCTCTTGACGAATCCGACTGAGCGTGCAGTCCGAATGGCAACAGCCATGCGTAAGCGCATGGGGGAATTGAAAGCTATATGGCAGAAGCGCGGTCACAGTCTTGACTGCGGTTATGGAATCGCCTATGGCTATGCCACTATCGGGGCAATCGGCTTTGAAGGCCGTAAGGATTACTGTGTAGTCGGCTCTGTAGCGAATATGGCAGCCCGTCTCTGCGCTGAAGCCAAAGGTGGACAGGTAATTATTAATCAAAAAACGTTAGGCAAAGTCGAAGAAATCGTCGAAACAGAATCCCTGGATCAATTATCCCTTAAAGGGTTTTCCAAACCCGTTGCCGCATTTAATATTATCAAGATCAGGGATCAGGAATTGTCCCGGATCCATAACCATGATATCCCTGAAAAGGAAACCATTTGA
- a CDS encoding response regulator — protein MSGKLILVIEDNEKNMKLVRDLLQYEGYEMLEADTAEEGLRLAGEYLPALILMDIGLPGISGFEALKRLRASSATAGIPVIAVTASVMTQDHQKITEAGFDGYQRKPIEIDEFLEAVRGTIERFGAERSTE, from the coding sequence ATGTCAGGCAAGCTGATACTCGTTATCGAGGACAATGAGAAGAACATGAAACTGGTAAGGGATCTGCTTCAGTATGAGGGCTACGAGATGCTGGAGGCCGATACTGCAGAAGAAGGTCTTCGGTTGGCCGGCGAATATCTTCCCGCCCTCATTCTGATGGACATCGGGCTTCCTGGGATAAGCGGATTCGAGGCGCTTAAGCGTCTCAGGGCATCTTCGGCTACAGCGGGCATTCCGGTGATTGCGGTTACCGCTTCGGTCATGACCCAGGACCATCAAAAGATCACCGAAGCAGGTTTTGACGGGTACCAGAGAAAGCCTATTGAGATTGATGAGTTTCTTGAAGCAGTGCGTGGCACTATTGAGCGCTTCGGGGCTGAAAGGAGTACCGAATGA
- a CDS encoding sensor histidine kinase translates to MKLRGFFAKKTNAAPEFYRGRLFRKNFLLVLVLVCGTLLVSGGTSAYFSYLEHQSTLGSLQHEKAYAAALRIEHFIRQIEQQLNFVALPQLGKGAGGIEQRRFEFLKLMRQVPAVSDIAQLDANGRELLKVSRLEMDVVGSSIDRSQAPAFLGAKLGKTWYGPVYFRKETEPYMTIAVYSRTGEGTVSIVDVNLKFIWDVVASIQIGKKGKAYVVDSTGNLIADPDIGLVLGKTNLSQLAHVKSALSVQNASNMKVIKTYDLSGSKVFASYADIEPLGWKVFVEQPVTEVYETLYAAIRRTGFMMAAGMLFSVLTALWFARGLVRPIRILQEGAQKVGAGELDQKIEVKTGDELESLANQFNSMTERLRESYSSMERKVDERTAELLLARDAADAANQAKSMFLANASHELRTPLNAIIGFSGILKRRMFGELNEKQAEYVEDIYTSGNHLLSLINDLLDLAKVESGRIELDVKQFDLPSALENSITLVRERANRHGIVIDLAVDGGSFMGDERKLKQIMLNLLSNAVKFTPDGGRINVKAVPVDGRVQISVTDTGVGIKPEDQQVIFGEFRQVGDDSHKREGTGLGLTLTKKLVELHGGRMLVESEAGKGSTFTFTLAEGPSCQAS, encoded by the coding sequence ATGAAGTTACGAGGGTTCTTCGCAAAGAAGACCAATGCCGCTCCGGAGTTTTACCGTGGCAGACTGTTCCGCAAGAACTTTCTGCTGGTCCTTGTGCTGGTCTGCGGGACACTGCTTGTATCGGGTGGAACCAGTGCCTATTTTTCCTACCTTGAGCACCAGTCAACTCTTGGAAGCTTACAGCATGAGAAAGCGTATGCCGCTGCATTGAGGATTGAGCATTTCATTCGCCAGATAGAACAGCAACTCAATTTCGTTGCGCTGCCGCAGCTGGGCAAGGGCGCTGGCGGCATTGAACAGCGCAGGTTCGAATTTCTCAAGCTGATGCGGCAAGTGCCGGCTGTGAGCGACATTGCACAACTCGATGCTAATGGCCGCGAGCTGCTCAAAGTATCGCGCCTGGAGATGGATGTTGTAGGCTCCTCAATAGACCGCTCGCAGGCCCCGGCGTTCCTCGGAGCTAAACTGGGCAAAACTTGGTACGGCCCAGTGTATTTCAGGAAGGAGACCGAGCCGTACATGACAATCGCTGTGTATTCGCGCACCGGAGAAGGCACTGTGTCCATAGTCGACGTAAACCTCAAATTCATCTGGGACGTAGTAGCGAGCATTCAGATTGGCAAAAAAGGCAAGGCTTATGTGGTCGATAGCACCGGCAACCTCATCGCTGACCCCGACATCGGGTTGGTACTTGGAAAGACTAACTTATCCCAGCTTGCTCACGTGAAATCTGCGCTCTCTGTGCAGAATGCATCAAATATGAAGGTGATAAAAACGTATGATCTCTCCGGTTCGAAGGTCTTTGCCTCATACGCGGACATTGAGCCATTAGGCTGGAAAGTATTCGTCGAGCAGCCCGTCACCGAGGTTTACGAAACGCTTTACGCCGCTATTCGGCGAACCGGATTTATGATGGCTGCAGGGATGCTGTTCTCGGTGCTGACAGCGCTTTGGTTTGCACGCGGCCTTGTGCGTCCAATTCGCATACTGCAAGAAGGCGCTCAAAAAGTCGGCGCAGGCGAGCTGGATCAGAAGATCGAAGTGAAGACCGGAGACGAGCTCGAATCATTGGCAAACCAGTTCAATAGTATGACCGAACGGCTGCGCGAGTCTTATTCAAGCATGGAACGTAAAGTGGATGAACGAACCGCCGAACTCCTTCTTGCCCGTGATGCCGCCGATGCCGCCAACCAGGCCAAGAGCATGTTTCTTGCTAATGCGAGCCACGAGTTACGTACGCCTCTGAATGCCATCATCGGGTTTTCAGGTATACTGAAAAGACGCATGTTTGGTGAGCTGAATGAGAAACAGGCTGAATATGTCGAAGATATTTACACCTCCGGAAACCATCTCCTGTCTCTTATCAATGATCTTCTGGACCTCGCCAAAGTTGAGTCAGGACGCATCGAACTTGATGTCAAACAGTTTGACCTCCCGTCTGCTTTGGAGAATTCGATTACACTGGTAAGGGAACGCGCCAATCGTCATGGCATTGTCATCGATCTTGCTGTTGATGGGGGGTCTTTTATGGGTGATGAGCGCAAACTCAAACAGATCATGCTTAATCTGCTCTCCAATGCAGTAAAATTTACTCCGGATGGCGGCAGAATCAATGTGAAGGCTGTCCCTGTTGATGGCAGAGTGCAGATATCCGTGACTGACACCGGCGTAGGCATCAAGCCTGAGGACCAGCAGGTCATCTTCGGTGAGTTTCGCCAGGTGGGCGATGATTCTCATAAACGTGAAGGCACGGGGCTCGGCCTCACGCTGACAAAGAAACTCGTTGAGCTGCACGGGGGTAGAATGCTGGTGGAGAGCGAGGCCGGAAAGGGTTCAACCTTTACCTTTACTTTAGCGGAGGGACCATCATGTCAGGCAAGCTGA